The sequence CAAACAACACCAAACCAAGaagcagaaaaagaaagcaaaaaagcagaaacaaaaaagcagaaaacaagaaagcAGAAGCAAAAAGCAATGTAGATGAGGCGGCGACGCGTTGCCACCCAACCTTCGCCACTGCGTCCTTACCGGCGTCCCAACCCGTCACCACCCCCTGTCCGAACCCTAACCCAGCCAACCACCCCCGCGACCCTCTACCCTCTTCTCCCCCTCGCGTCTCCTTTCAGCGTCGAACCACCATCGCGAACGAACCTCCCCATGACCGAACCACTGACCCGTAGCCTCCAACATCGACGAGCCATGGCGACCCAACCCAGCGCCGCCGCGGCGTCCAGGCCCCTCCCTTTCGTGCGAAGCCTTTTCCCCTTTCCCTTGCTCCATCGCTCCTCTCACTGTCTTCGAAGGTTAAAACAGGGCAAAATCCATGTTTCCATTTCACTGCGTACAACCCGCTGCCACATCGCCAGTGCCACCACCAGGCCAGCTGAGTTTCTCCGCCCGTTCCTCACCACCACGTTTCCTTCTCCTTCCCTGCTCCAATTTTCTGCTTTCCAGATCTCAATTTTTTTCTCTTCTGTTTATtctgttggtgttggtggtggtggtggtgggggtGAGGGAGGAGGGGAAGTGGAAGAAGccggagaagaagaggaagaaaataaaGAGGAAGGGGAAGTGGTTTTGCTGTTTTTACTGTTGCATCTGAattttgcttcttcttctgcatctGTTGGATTTTGTTATTGAATTTGCTTCTTTTTCTGCATCTGTTGCATCCAAacacgtttttttttttattttttttaaattttataattttttattaaagtatGGGTAgtttagaaataaattaaaaaattttattagaaatgacgattttaaaatgaaatgcaacattaaggacgattttaagtcAAAAATTACATCAGGAATGGTTTCGATTCTGACCATCAACGTTagagaccaaaacaatacttattccTAATCATAACTATCGAATTGAATCTTAGAAAAATGAATCCTCTCAGTTCTTcggattatttttaattttcatttgacAATATCAAGTATGATGAACTCTCACGTACAAATGTTAAGAATAAGAGCAAAAAATTGTATAATAAAGAGTCaccagttaaaaaaaaaaaaggaaaaattaaaataggaaaagaaaaagataaacacTCCTAAATGTTAGCAATTGATATTTTAGATAATCATCTTTTATTAAGTTTTTCCAATTAAAAGAGCCTCCAACAATGACACACTAAAATTATATTAAAGTGCCAAAAATGCACCAAATTACAAGTGAATAATAAAAGATCTTATTTTATTGTATCTCTATATGATTGGGCATTATTATTTatcttgaatttctttgttttcaaaaatagtaGTCTTGGCTGGTATAAGGGCTAAAAGCTTCAGAGAACAAATTGGTCTTCCTCCAAGGATTGAAGCCCATTTCTTGGCAAATGACATCATTATGGTTAATGCTGAATGTTGAAATGCAGAGCCTCTTGTAAAACCTTGTGGTCCTTTTCATGATTTGAATCTCTTGTGTTGTTTGTTCAATCATTTTTGTCACACTTGGAAGCTTGAATTGTTCATCAGCAAGTCTAGCTAGCCATTTGCACCTTAATTCAGCTGTTTGTAGGTTTGAAATGCTTTCAATGTAACCCACAAATGCCATGTTTGGGATTAGTGGATGAATTGTTCCCCTGTTACATATGTTCAATCATTAGTATCTTAGTTTTCAAATATAAATAACAAACAAGTTAAATTACATAGTTAGTCTTTATACTTTCAGTGAAATTACAAATTGGTCtctacactttaaaagtttgtaattaggtctctaaagagaattaaaatttataatttagtccCCGTCGGTCAAAAAgtgttgatttaacagaatattcttagaatatactgagaatattctgttaaaataGAGAATACGCTGAGAATATTTtgttaaatcaaacactttttgaaTGACAtgactaaattacaaattttaattctctttagagatccaattataaaattttaaaatgtagggaccaatttgcaatttcactgaaagtgtagagaccaactgtgtaatttaacctaaCAAACATGACTATTTTGTTAAAATTTGATTATAGTTATTGGTTTGGTTAATGGTGAATACTGACCTATACAAGGGCATGATCCCAGATTGGTCCACAACCAAGCTTCTAAATGGCTGAGGCAAGAGAGATTGaagctttttcttgccatcaaaACCAGTGGCAAGAACAACAACATCAGCCTCCAACTTGGTCTTGTCTTCAAACTCAATTCCATTTTTCCAAAACCACCATTTGGAAGAAGAAACCTTCTTGAATTGTATCATCCCCTTCTCTGCCTCTGAGAAGAAATTATCAGGTAAGATAGCCATTTGGCAAGAAGCATAGTCCTCCACAAATTGGTGCTCTGGTTTCAGACCATACTTTTCCAATGGAAGCTTCCAAACCAAGTATGATTCTATGAACTTGGAAATTGCTTTTCTCTGTTTCAGTTTAGAGCCAGAGCAATTTTaagttaaatgaaacttttttaataacataatttttttttttgtaatataattGTCAAGTATAAATGGAAAAATATTGTGTGTAATGCGAATTAATNNNNNNNNNNNNNNNNNNNNNNNNNNNNNNNNNNNNNNNNNNNNNNNNNNNNNNNNNTTAAAtgtgtgaaaaaaaaaaatttttttattaaaaagaaattGAATAGAAGTCAATGTGGAGTATTTGTAGCTTATAATTAAAGTTGAGGTTTACCATTGGAGATGAAAGAAGGCATAGCAGAGCCCTTAACAATGTTTGGTTTGGTCTTTCATGGAGGAACTGAGAGGATCTTGTTGAATAAAACAAGAAGAATGGTAATCCCCAAATCCAGTATGATGGAACTGTCCAATGTAAAGTCCTTATCACCATTGTGCAAGGTTGCCCTCCACTTCCTTTAATTCAACAAATTAAAAACACAGATTAACATAACTATGCTAATAAATTTACTTAGGGAGACTAAAATAGTAAATATTGGTATGTGtacatgttattttttttattatattcacattaatattttttaatgttaTATCTTTGGGAAAAATATTAGTCATACATATATAgtgcaaaatatatatatataaaaaaatgaataCTATATCTTGTAAAACATAACATATTATGAAGTGTATTAtcgtttaattaaaaaaaaaaagatttcataaattaacATATA is a genomic window of Arachis ipaensis cultivar K30076 chromosome B06, Araip1.1, whole genome shotgun sequence containing:
- the LOC107648538 gene encoding probable flavin-containing monooxygenase 1, with the translated sequence MAFQHNNQQMMISNYKVGIIGAGISGIAAAKQLCHYNPIVFESTDSIGGVWKHCSFNSTKLQTPRCDFEFSDFPWPHRDNSSFPSYIEVLEYLQNYATHFDVFKFVKFNSKVVEIRHLNNHHHHHNAQHEYGTLLSGRPVWEVAVENNQTKIVEWYGFELLVVCIGKYGDIPIIPVYPKNKGPENFSGKVLHTMEYSKLDKESAKELLKGKKVAVVGYKKSAIDLAMECAQANSGSGGQPCTMVIRTLHWTVPSYWIWGLPFFLFYSTRSSQFLHERPNQTLLRALLCLLSSPMRKAISKFIESYLVWKLPLEKYGLKPEHQFVEDYASCQMAILPDNFFSEAEKGMIQFKKVSSSKWWFWKNGIEFEDKTKLEADVVVLATGFDGKKKLQSLLPQPFRSLVVDQSGIMPLYRGTIHPLIPNMAFVGYIESISNLQTAELRCKWLARLADEQFKLPSVTKMIEQTTQEIQIMKRTTRFYKRLCISTFSINHNDVICQEMGFNPWRKTNLFSEAFSPYTSQDYYF